Proteins encoded together in one Sulfuricurvum sp. IAE1 window:
- a CDS encoding aspartate-semialdehyde dehydrogenase, which translates to MKRYNVAIVGASGAVGEEILRIFEEIDFPYAKIVPLASARSAGTTVTFNDQELVIKELTPTVFDEEQIDIALFSAGGSVSAQFAPYAAKAGAVVIDNTSHFRMFDDVPLVVPEVNPEDIAQWKNTGIIANPNCSTIQMVQALKPLDEAYDLVRVDVSTYQATSGAGKSAMEELVEQMQAFFAFKLDEVEPKKFAHRIALNAIPQIDSFTDTGYTKEELKMVNETKKIMHKEIEVSATCVRIPTLRGHAETLTLTFDGAVDADEARELLRKAPNIIVLDEPENSVYPMPSMCMDQNETFVGRIRRDLYRENVLHLWVVADNLRVGAATNAVRIAQKWVEMQGE; encoded by the coding sequence ATGAAACGTTACAACGTTGCAATCGTCGGTGCCAGCGGCGCCGTCGGCGAAGAGATCTTGCGTATTTTCGAAGAGATCGACTTCCCCTATGCCAAGATCGTACCCCTTGCCAGTGCGCGCAGCGCCGGGACTACGGTCACGTTCAATGACCAGGAATTGGTGATCAAAGAACTCACTCCCACCGTTTTTGACGAAGAGCAGATCGATATCGCCCTCTTCAGCGCAGGCGGAAGCGTATCGGCGCAGTTTGCCCCCTATGCCGCCAAAGCCGGAGCCGTCGTCATCGACAATACGAGCCATTTTCGGATGTTCGACGACGTCCCTCTTGTCGTCCCCGAAGTGAACCCCGAAGATATCGCCCAGTGGAAAAACACAGGCATCATCGCCAACCCGAACTGTTCGACGATTCAGATGGTCCAGGCGCTCAAACCGCTCGATGAAGCATACGACCTCGTGCGTGTCGACGTAAGCACCTACCAGGCGACCTCGGGTGCGGGAAAATCGGCAATGGAAGAGCTCGTCGAACAGATGCAGGCGTTCTTTGCGTTCAAACTCGACGAAGTTGAACCCAAAAAATTTGCCCACCGTATCGCCCTCAACGCGATCCCGCAGATCGACTCGTTCACCGATACCGGCTACACAAAAGAAGAGCTCAAGATGGTCAACGAAACCAAAAAGATCATGCACAAGGAGATCGAGGTGAGCGCGACGTGCGTCCGCATCCCGACGCTCCGCGGTCATGCCGAAACATTGACCCTCACCTTCGACGGCGCCGTCGATGCCGACGAAGCACGCGAACTACTCCGCAAAGCGCCCAATATCATCGTCCTCGACGAACCTGAAAACAGCGTCTATCCGATGCCTTCCATGTGTATGGATCAGAACGAGACGTTCGTAGGGCGCATCCGCCGCGATCTCTACCGCGAGAACGTACTGCACCTTTGGGTCGTCGCCGACAACCTCCGCGTCGGTGCGGCAACAAACGCCGTCCGTATTGCCCAAAAATGGGTGGAAATGCAAGGAGAATAA
- a CDS encoding sigma-54 dependent transcriptional regulator: MKIAIVEDDINMRKSLEIAMGDFEQYDVHTFKNARDALKKLDDTFDLIISDINMPGMDGIEFVKTLGGKYEVIIITGNATLTRAIESIQLGVKDFLLKPFEIETLIAAIERSATVVNKTPKSGGVKAEGEPFLGTSPALEKLLERLTKAAATDASIMLLGESGVGKEVLARHIHNTSPRASKPFVAINMAAIPDNLIESELFGFEKGAFTDAAEAKAGQFELAEGGTLFLDEIGEMPYSLQAKLLRVLQEREIRRLGSSKNTKIDVRIITATNADLNRKIGEGGFREDLYYRLNTIPLLIPPLRERREEILPIAEAALERYCERYGFEAKEFSPEARAALENYTWPGNIRELISVVERSAILSDGNRIGAEELFLEARGLGRI; this comes from the coding sequence ATGAAAATCGCGATTGTCGAAGACGATATCAACATGCGTAAATCCCTTGAAATCGCCATGGGCGATTTCGAACAATACGACGTCCACACATTCAAAAACGCCCGCGACGCCCTTAAAAAGCTCGACGATACCTTCGATCTGATCATCAGCGACATCAACATGCCCGGGATGGACGGCATCGAATTTGTCAAAACGCTGGGCGGTAAATACGAAGTAATCATCATCACCGGAAACGCCACCCTCACACGGGCCATCGAGTCGATCCAGCTCGGAGTCAAGGATTTTCTCCTCAAGCCCTTCGAAATCGAAACCCTGATCGCCGCCATCGAGCGGAGCGCCACAGTCGTTAATAAAACCCCGAAATCCGGAGGGGTGAAAGCGGAAGGAGAACCGTTCCTTGGGACCTCTCCCGCTCTCGAAAAGCTGCTCGAACGCCTTACCAAAGCGGCCGCAACCGACGCGAGCATCATGCTCCTGGGCGAAAGCGGCGTAGGCAAAGAGGTCCTCGCCCGCCACATCCACAATACTTCCCCCCGCGCATCCAAGCCTTTCGTGGCGATCAATATGGCCGCCATCCCCGACAACCTGATCGAAAGTGAGCTCTTCGGGTTTGAAAAAGGGGCTTTCACCGATGCCGCCGAAGCCAAAGCGGGGCAATTCGAGCTTGCCGAGGGGGGAACGCTGTTCCTGGACGAAATCGGCGAAATGCCCTATTCCCTGCAAGCCAAACTTCTCCGCGTATTGCAAGAACGTGAAATACGACGACTGGGATCGTCGAAAAATACAAAAATCGACGTACGGATCATTACCGCCACCAACGCCGATCTCAACCGGAAAATCGGAGAGGGGGGCTTCCGCGAAGACCTCTACTACCGCCTCAATACGATCCCCCTTCTGATCCCTCCGCTGCGCGAACGGCGCGAGGAGATACTGCCGATCGCCGAAGCCGCGTTGGAGCGGTACTGCGAACGTTACGGTTTTGAAGCCAAAGAGTTCAGCCCCGAAGCCAGAGCGGCGCTTGAAAACTACACATGGCCGGGGAACATCCGCGAATTGATCTCGGTCGTCGAACGTTCCGCGATTCTCAGTGACGGAAATCGGATCGGAGCCGAAGAGCTCTTCCTCGAAGCACGCGGTTTGGGGCGAATATAA
- a CDS encoding LPP20 family lipoprotein codes for MRISAALALFLSVSALHAGFLSGNEPETQVKCVYSGTDGNCVEPILKSDSELVITVTGQGVAPSVTASPAQAYALAKRAAMADGYRQIAEKVKGVQVEGQDTIKNLMLVQSSTRTSVEALVRGANVTNTTFKEGLCEVEMEIALSYTRVLR; via the coding sequence ATGCGAATTTCTGCAGCTCTTGCGCTATTTCTGAGCGTATCCGCCCTGCACGCGGGCTTTTTGTCGGGCAACGAACCGGAGACCCAGGTCAAATGTGTCTACAGCGGCACGGACGGAAACTGTGTCGAGCCGATCCTCAAATCCGACAGTGAACTCGTCATTACCGTTACGGGCCAGGGCGTTGCCCCCTCGGTAACCGCTTCTCCGGCACAGGCGTATGCGCTGGCCAAACGGGCCGCTATGGCTGATGGCTACCGCCAGATCGCCGAAAAGGTCAAAGGGGTCCAGGTCGAAGGACAAGACACCATCAAGAACCTGATGCTCGTCCAATCGAGTACCCGCACGTCGGTCGAAGCGCTGGTTCGCGGCGCCAACGTCACCAACACGACGTTCAAAGAGGGTCTGTGCGAAGTCGAAATGGAAATCGCCCTGTCTTATACACGGGTATTGCGTTAA
- a CDS encoding YqhA family protein, producing MNFIEKFFEHGLWSTRLVILLAVVFGLIGAFVLFAVASVDVYNTAAYVIQTYAAHAHPEHFHEEIVGGIIGAVDLYLIGVVMIIFSFGLYELFISDIDPAKDEHGKENQLLAVHSLDQLKDKISKVIVMVLVVGFFQKVGHTVFTGALELLYLALSITAVAVGLYFLSKVGHHDH from the coding sequence ATGAATTTCATCGAAAAATTCTTTGAACACGGGCTTTGGAGCACGCGGCTGGTGATTTTGCTCGCCGTCGTCTTCGGCCTCATCGGGGCGTTCGTCCTTTTCGCCGTCGCCAGCGTCGACGTTTACAATACCGCAGCCTATGTCATCCAGACCTATGCGGCCCATGCCCATCCCGAGCACTTCCACGAAGAGATCGTCGGCGGCATCATCGGAGCGGTCGATCTGTACCTGATCGGCGTGGTAATGATCATCTTCTCGTTCGGCCTCTACGAGCTGTTCATCTCCGACATCGATCCGGCCAAAGACGAACACGGTAAAGAGAACCAGCTCCTCGCCGTCCATTCCCTCGACCAGCTCAAAGACAAGATTTCCAAAGTCATCGTGATGGTTCTCGTCGTCGGGTTTTTTCAGAAAGTCGGTCACACGGTCTTTACCGGGGCACTGGAACTGCTCTATCTTGCCCTCTCCATCACGGCCGTCGCCGTAGGGCTTTATTTCCTGAGCAAAGTAGGTCATCACGACCATTAA